In Thermotoga sp. Ku-13t, one genomic interval encodes:
- a CDS encoding NAD/NADP-dependent octopine/nopaline dehydrogenase family protein has protein sequence MKICVIGAGNGGQALAGYLALKGFDVSLFNRSERRILPIMKTRKIKLEGEVNATAQVSFATTNLAEAVKGRKLLMVVVPANAHREIAEKLAPLLEDGQIIVLNPGRTAGALEFVNVLKEKGVKKDVVVAEAQTFIFASRMSNPGVVRIFRIKNAVPVAALPASRNTDLEETLLKVMPEFEIAPSTLYTSFNNIGAVFHPATIILNAGWVETTFGKFEFYFEGISQSVAKVLEAIDEERCAVARKFGIEPMTAVQWLFYAYDVKGRDLYEAIHNNEGYRGIQAPTSLENRYILEDVPTSLVPISAFGRLVNVETPTIDSIVRLASIMMGIDFFKEGRNFERLHLEGKTIEEVKRIMEEGWQ, from the coding sequence ATGAAAATCTGCGTGATCGGCGCGGGTAATGGCGGACAAGCACTTGCAGGTTACCTTGCATTGAAAGGCTTCGATGTTTCTCTGTTCAACAGGTCTGAAAGAAGGATCTTACCCATCATGAAAACGAGGAAGATCAAGCTAGAAGGAGAGGTCAATGCCACAGCTCAGGTTTCTTTCGCCACTACAAACCTCGCAGAAGCGGTCAAAGGAAGAAAGCTTCTCATGGTTGTCGTTCCGGCCAATGCGCACAGAGAAATAGCCGAAAAGTTGGCTCCATTGCTCGAAGATGGACAGATCATCGTGTTGAATCCCGGCAGGACCGCGGGTGCTCTGGAGTTCGTTAACGTTCTTAAAGAGAAAGGTGTGAAAAAAGATGTGGTGGTCGCGGAAGCTCAGACGTTCATCTTCGCTTCACGCATGTCCAACCCCGGCGTGGTGCGCATCTTCAGGATCAAAAATGCTGTACCCGTGGCAGCTTTGCCTGCATCGAGAAATACGGATCTTGAAGAGACACTTCTGAAAGTGATGCCAGAATTCGAGATCGCCCCGAGTACGCTTTACACGAGTTTCAACAATATTGGAGCCGTTTTTCACCCTGCAACAATCATTCTGAACGCGGGCTGGGTAGAAACCACGTTTGGAAAGTTCGAATTCTACTTCGAAGGCATAAGCCAGTCGGTGGCAAAAGTTCTTGAAGCCATCGATGAAGAAAGGTGTGCGGTTGCGAGGAAATTCGGGATCGAACCGATGACGGCAGTGCAGTGGCTCTTTTACGCGTACGATGTAAAAGGTAGAGATCTTTACGAAGCCATTCACAACAACGAAGGTTACAGAGGCATTCAGGCGCCCACAAGCCTGGAAAACAGATACATCTTGGAGGACGTTCCGACCAGCCTTGTTCCGATCTCGGCCTTCGGCAGATTAGTCAACGTTGAAACACCCACGATAGATTCCATTGTGAGACTGGCATCCATCATGATGGGTATCGACTTCTTCAAAGAAGGTAGAAACTTCGAAAGGCTTCACCTTGAAGGCAAAACCATCGAAGAGGTTAAACGCATCATGGAGGAGGGATGGCAATGA